In Pseudomonas sp. PDM14, a genomic segment contains:
- the tolB gene encoding Tol-Pal system beta propeller repeat protein TolB yields MITILRGLLLVLCCSTGLALAEDKNISITEGSNRAIPIAVVPFGWQGGNVLPEDMAEIIGNDLRNTGMYEPIPRQNMISLPTQASEIIYRDWKALGAQYVMVGSIVPNGGRLQVQFALFNVATEQQVVAGNVGGTPDQLRDMAHHVADQAFEKLTGVKGAFSTKMLYVTAERFSASNTRYTLQRSDYDGARAVTLLQSREPILSPRYAPDARRIAYVSFEQRRPRIFIQHIDTGRREQITNFEGLNGAPAFSPDGSRLAFVLSKDGNPEIYVMNLGTRQLQRVTNHYAIDTEPFWGKDGQTIYFTSDRAGKPQVYKQNIASGAVERVTFTGNYNANPKLSADEKTLVMIHRQDGFTNFKVAAQDLMTSRIRILSETSLDDSPTVAPNGAMLIYATRQQGRGVLMLVSTNGRVRLPIPTAQGDVREPSWSPYLN; encoded by the coding sequence GTGATCACTATTCTGAGAGGACTTCTGCTCGTTCTCTGCTGCTCGACAGGCCTTGCCCTGGCCGAGGACAAGAACATTTCCATCACGGAAGGCTCCAACCGCGCGATTCCGATCGCCGTGGTCCCGTTCGGTTGGCAGGGTGGCAATGTGCTGCCGGAAGACATGGCCGAGATCATCGGCAACGATCTGCGCAACACCGGTATGTACGAGCCGATCCCGCGGCAAAACATGATCAGCCTGCCGACCCAGGCCAGCGAAATCATCTACCGCGACTGGAAGGCCCTGGGCGCCCAGTACGTGATGGTTGGCAGCATCGTGCCGAACGGTGGTCGCCTGCAGGTGCAGTTCGCCCTGTTCAACGTGGCGACCGAGCAGCAAGTGGTGGCCGGCAATGTGGGCGGCACCCCCGATCAACTGCGCGACATGGCGCACCATGTGGCCGACCAGGCATTCGAGAAGCTCACCGGTGTGAAGGGCGCGTTCTCCACCAAGATGCTCTACGTGACAGCCGAGCGTTTCTCTGCCAGCAACACCCGTTACACCCTGCAACGCTCCGACTATGACGGCGCGCGTGCGGTGACCTTGCTGCAGTCGCGCGAGCCGATCCTCTCGCCGCGCTACGCACCGGATGCCCGTCGCATCGCCTATGTATCGTTCGAGCAGCGTCGTCCGCGCATCTTCATCCAGCACATCGATACTGGTCGCCGTGAGCAGATCACCAACTTCGAAGGCCTCAATGGTGCCCCGGCATTCTCTCCGGACGGCAGTCGCCTGGCATTCGTGCTGTCCAAGGACGGTAACCCGGAAATCTACGTGATGAACCTGGGTACCCGTCAGCTGCAGCGCGTAACCAATCACTACGCCATCGACACCGAACCCTTCTGGGGCAAGGATGGGCAGACCATCTACTTCACCTCTGATCGCGCCGGCAAGCCGCAGGTCTACAAGCAGAACATCGCTTCGGGTGCCGTTGAGCGTGTGACCTTCACCGGGAACTACAACGCCAACCCGAAACTTTCCGCCGATGAGAAGACCCTGGTGATGATCCACCGTCAGGATGGTTTCACCAACTTCAAGGTGGCGGCGCAGGACCTGATGACCAGTCGTATTCGGATTCTTTCGGAGACCAGTCTGGACGACTCGCCTACTGTTGCGCCCAATGGCGCCATGCTAATCTACGCCACCCGCCAGCAGGGCCGGGGCGTGCTGATGCTCGTCTCCACCAATGGACGTGTCAGGCTCCCGATTCCCACCGCCCAAGGCGATGTTCGGGAACCGTCCTGGTCTCCCTACCTGAACTGA
- the tolA gene encoding cell envelope integrity protein TolA — MQQSARSSSESYFWPTIWAVGLHALMFAMLFVSFHFAPELPPAKPIVQATLYQLKSQSQATTQTNQKIAGEAKKTAARQYEQEQLEAKKEEQQKQEAAEQKKAEEAKQAEVAKKQSEAEAKKAEAAEKAAEQKKLADVAKKKAEDEKKKAAEEAKKKAAEAAKKKAAEEAKKKAAAAEQKKKAQEAARKAAADKKAAALAELLSDTTERQQALADEVGDQVAGNYDDLIRQLVSQNWSRPPSARNGMRVVVQVNMLPDGTITNASVLNSSGDSAFDSSAVTAVRNVGRITEMQGISPSDFAPYRSFKMTFTPEDLDL; from the coding sequence ATGCAACAGAGCGCACGCTCCTCCTCGGAAAGCTACTTCTGGCCAACCATCTGGGCAGTGGGCCTGCACGCCCTGATGTTCGCCATGTTGTTCGTCAGCTTTCATTTCGCGCCCGAATTGCCGCCGGCCAAGCCGATCGTGCAGGCGACCCTGTATCAGCTGAAGTCACAGAGCCAGGCGACCACCCAGACCAATCAGAAGATTGCCGGCGAAGCGAAGAAAACCGCTGCCCGCCAGTACGAGCAGGAACAGCTCGAGGCGAAGAAGGAAGAACAGCAGAAGCAGGAAGCCGCGGAACAAAAGAAAGCCGAGGAGGCCAAACAGGCTGAGGTGGCGAAGAAGCAGTCCGAGGCCGAGGCGAAGAAGGCCGAAGCTGCTGAAAAGGCCGCCGAACAGAAGAAGCTCGCCGACGTCGCCAAGAAAAAGGCCGAGGACGAGAAGAAGAAAGCCGCTGAGGAAGCCAAGAAGAAAGCTGCCGAAGCCGCGAAGAAAAAAGCTGCAGAAGAGGCCAAGAAGAAGGCCGCTGCTGCGGAGCAGAAGAAAAAAGCTCAGGAAGCTGCGCGCAAGGCGGCTGCCGACAAGAAGGCCGCGGCCCTGGCCGAACTGCTTTCCGATACCACCGAACGTCAGCAGGCGCTGGCGGATGAGGTGGGTGATCAGGTGGCGGGCAACTACGATGACCTGATTCGTCAGCTGGTCTCGCAAAACTGGAGCCGCCCACCTTCGGCGCGCAATGGTATGCGAGTGGTTGTGCAGGTGAACATGCTGCCCGATGGCACCATCACCAACGCATCCGTGTTGAACTCCAGTGGCGATTCCGCGTTCGATAGCTCGGCGGTAACCGCTGTGCGCAACGTGGGTCGTATTACCGAAATGCAAGGCATCAGCCCAAGCGATTTTGCCCCTTACCGGTCATTCAAAATGACATTCACGCCCGAGGATCTGGACCTGTGA
- the tolR gene encoding protein TolR, producing the protein MARIRNRRKPVAEMNVVPYIDVMLVLLVIFMVTAPMLNQGVKVDLPKVSSEALPQDNNSRVLTVSIKADKTYYWNMGEEVDPDQGKQSETATELPKLVQTVTAIMSQNAAQGKKVQVFVRGDKSVDYGSVMAVMGGLQQAGVGNVGLITEAP; encoded by the coding sequence ATGGCCAGAATTCGCAACAGACGCAAGCCAGTCGCCGAGATGAACGTCGTGCCGTACATCGACGTCATGCTGGTGTTGCTGGTGATCTTCATGGTGACCGCGCCGATGCTCAACCAGGGCGTCAAGGTCGACCTGCCCAAGGTGTCCAGCGAGGCGCTGCCGCAGGACAACAATTCCCGCGTGCTGACCGTCTCCATCAAGGCCGACAAGACCTACTACTGGAACATGGGTGAGGAAGTGGACCCGGACCAGGGGAAACAGAGCGAGACCGCTACCGAGTTGCCCAAACTGGTGCAGACGGTGACCGCGATCATGAGCCAGAACGCGGCTCAGGGTAAGAAGGTCCAGGTCTTCGTGCGCGGCGACAAGTCAGTCGATTACGGCTCGGTCATGGCCGTGATGGGTGGTCTGCAGCAGGCTGGCGTGGGTAACGTCGGGCTGATCACCGAGGCGCCTTGA
- the tolQ gene encoding protein TolQ — MEANAVDHMSMWSLISNASIVVQLVMLILVAASVTSWIMIFQRSTMLRAAKKSLDVFEERFWSGIDLSKLYRQAGSNPDPDCGVEQIFRAGFKEFSRLRQQSGVDPDAVMDGVARAMRVAISREEEKLEQSLPFLATVGSTSPYIGLFGTVWGIMNSFRGLAQVQQATLATVAPGIAEALIATAIGLFAAIPAVIAYNRFAARGEMLIGRYYTFADEFQAILHRKVHTSED, encoded by the coding sequence GTGGAAGCCAACGCCGTTGACCATATGTCCATGTGGAGCCTGATCAGCAACGCCAGTATCGTGGTGCAGCTGGTCATGCTCATTCTGGTGGCCGCCTCGGTCACCTCGTGGATCATGATCTTCCAGCGCAGCACCATGCTGCGTGCCGCCAAGAAATCGCTCGATGTCTTCGAGGAGCGCTTCTGGTCGGGTATCGATCTGTCCAAACTGTACCGTCAGGCCGGCAGCAACCCGGACCCGGACTGTGGCGTGGAGCAGATCTTCCGTGCCGGCTTCAAGGAGTTCTCGCGCCTGCGCCAGCAATCGGGTGTGGACCCGGATGCGGTGATGGACGGCGTGGCGCGTGCCATGCGTGTGGCCATCTCGCGTGAGGAAGAGAAGCTCGAGCAGAGCCTGCCATTCCTCGCTACCGTCGGCTCGACCAGTCCGTACATCGGCCTGTTCGGCACCGTGTGGGGGATCATGAACTCCTTCCGCGGTCTGGCGCAGGTGCAGCAGGCCACCCTGGCCACTGTGGCTCCGGGTATCGCCGAGGCACTGATCGCCACCGCCATCGGCCTGTTCGCTGCGATCCCGGCGGTCATCGCCTACAACCGCTTCGCCGCTCGCGGCGAGATGCTGATTGGCCGCTACTACACCTTCGCTGACGAATTCCAGGCGATCCTGCACCGCAAAGTGCATACCTCGGAAGACTGA
- the ybgC gene encoding tol-pal system-associated acyl-CoA thioesterase: protein MRAQNEARPFAHRCRVYYEDTDAGGIVYYVNYLKFMERARTERLRDLGFAQSALADEGLLFVVHSAEARYHAPAKLDDELSITADVIELNRASLRFRQQVRRVADEVLLCEGQFVVACVGTDSLKPRAMPGALRAAFAGIAGLPPAGE, encoded by the coding sequence ATGCGCGCGCAAAACGAGGCTCGGCCTTTTGCCCATCGCTGTCGGGTTTATTACGAAGACACCGATGCCGGCGGTATCGTCTACTACGTCAATTACCTCAAATTCATGGAGCGGGCTCGTACCGAGCGGCTGCGTGATTTGGGCTTTGCCCAGTCGGCCCTGGCCGATGAGGGCCTGTTGTTCGTCGTACACTCGGCCGAAGCGCGTTATCACGCACCGGCGAAGCTGGACGACGAATTGTCGATCACTGCCGATGTAATCGAATTGAACCGTGCCAGCCTGCGCTTTCGTCAACAGGTAAGGCGGGTCGCGGATGAGGTGCTGCTCTGTGAAGGGCAGTTCGTGGTGGCCTGTGTCGGCACCGACAGTTTGAAACCCCGTGCCATGCCCGGAGCGCTGCGTGCAGCCTTCGCTGGTATAGCGGGTCTACCCCCTGCAGGAGAGTAA
- the ruvB gene encoding Holliday junction branch migration DNA helicase RuvB, whose translation MIEADRLITASTRDRDEQQDRAIRPLKLAEYIGQPSVREQMELFIQAARGRQEALDHTLIFGPPGLGKTTLANIIAQEMGVAIKSTSGPVLERPGDLAALLTNLEPGDVLFVDEIHRLSPIVEEVLYPAMEDFQLDIMIGEGPAARSIKLDLPPFTLVGATTRAGMLTNPLRDRFGIVQRLEFYNTADLATIVSRSAGILGLTIEAEGAYEIARRARGTPRIANRLLRRVRDFAEVRGNGEISRSAADLALNLLDVDERGLDHQDRRLLLTLIDKFDGGPVGIDSLAAAISEERHTIEDVLEPYLIQQGYIMRTPRGRVVTRHAYLHFGLNVPKRMVDAPVADLFAGGDD comes from the coding sequence GTGATCGAAGCTGACCGTCTGATAACTGCCAGCACGCGCGACCGCGACGAGCAGCAGGACCGCGCCATTCGCCCGTTGAAACTGGCCGAGTACATTGGCCAGCCCAGCGTTCGCGAGCAGATGGAGCTGTTCATCCAGGCCGCTCGCGGGCGCCAGGAAGCGCTCGACCACACGCTGATCTTCGGCCCGCCCGGTCTGGGCAAGACCACCCTGGCCAACATCATCGCCCAGGAAATGGGCGTGGCCATCAAGAGCACCTCGGGCCCGGTACTGGAGCGCCCTGGCGATCTCGCCGCGCTGCTGACCAACCTCGAGCCGGGTGATGTGCTGTTCGTCGACGAGATTCACCGCCTTTCACCCATCGTCGAGGAAGTGCTGTACCCGGCGATGGAAGACTTCCAGCTCGACATCATGATTGGCGAGGGCCCTGCCGCGCGCTCGATCAAGCTCGACCTGCCACCGTTCACCCTGGTGGGCGCGACCACGCGCGCGGGCATGCTGACCAATCCGCTGCGCGACCGCTTCGGTATCGTCCAGCGTCTGGAGTTCTACAACACTGCCGACCTCGCAACCATCGTGTCGCGCTCGGCCGGCATTCTCGGGCTGACCATCGAAGCCGAAGGCGCCTATGAGATCGCCCGCCGGGCGCGTGGCACGCCGCGGATCGCCAACCGTCTGCTGCGGCGCGTACGTGACTTCGCCGAAGTGCGCGGCAATGGCGAGATCAGTCGTTCGGCCGCCGACCTGGCGCTCAACCTGCTGGATGTCGACGAACGTGGCCTGGATCACCAGGACCGGCGTCTGCTCCTGACCCTGATCGACAAGTTCGATGGTGGTCCCGTGGGCATCGACAGCCTGGCCGCGGCCATCAGCGAAGAGCGGCATACCATCGAGGATGTGCTGGAGCCGTACCTGATCCAGCAGGGCTACATCATGCGCACGCCGCGGGGGCGGGTGGTGACACGGCATGCCTACCTGCATTTCGGCCTGAACGTGCCGAAGCGCATGGTTGACGCACCGGTCGCCGACCTGTTCGCCGGCGGAGATGATTAG
- the ruvA gene encoding Holliday junction branch migration protein RuvA: MIGRLKGTLAEKQPPHLIVDVGGIGYELEVPMTTLYRLPPLGEPVTLHTHLVVREDAHLLYGFAEKRERELFRELIRLNGVGPKLALALMSGLEVDELVRCVQAGDTSTLVKVPGVGKKTAERLLVELKDRFKAWESMPSIATLVVEPRAGLAVSSAENDAVSALISLGFKPQEASKAVAAVQEEGLSSEELIRRALKGMV; encoded by the coding sequence GTGATCGGACGCCTGAAAGGCACCCTGGCGGAAAAGCAGCCGCCGCATTTGATCGTCGACGTCGGCGGTATTGGCTACGAGCTGGAAGTGCCGATGACCACCCTCTATCGCCTGCCGCCGCTGGGTGAGCCGGTGACCTTGCACACTCATCTGGTGGTTCGTGAAGACGCTCATCTTCTGTACGGCTTTGCCGAGAAGCGCGAGCGCGAGCTGTTTCGCGAGCTGATTCGCCTCAACGGCGTCGGTCCCAAGCTGGCCCTGGCGCTGATGTCCGGGCTGGAGGTCGACGAGCTGGTGCGCTGCGTGCAGGCCGGCGATACCTCGACCCTGGTCAAGGTTCCCGGCGTCGGCAAGAAAACCGCCGAGCGCCTGCTGGTCGAACTCAAGGATCGCTTCAAGGCTTGGGAGAGCATGCCGTCCATCGCCACGCTTGTGGTTGAACCCCGTGCCGGCCTGGCAGTCTCAAGCGCGGAGAATGACGCGGTAAGCGCATTGATTTCCCTCGGCTTCAAGCCGCAGGAGGCCAGCAAGGCCGTGGCCGCAGTCCAGGAGGAAGGCTTGAGCAGTGAAGAGTTGATCCGCCGTGCGCTGAAGGGAATGGTCTAG
- the ruvC gene encoding crossover junction endodeoxyribonuclease RuvC, whose amino-acid sequence MTLILGIDPGSRITGYGVVRDVGRGCEYVASGCIRTGSGSLPERLQAVYRGVREVIRSHGPVTMGIEQVFMAKNADSALKLGQARGAAIVAGVEEGLDVSEYTASQVKQAIAGTGGADKQQVMMMVMHLLKLVQKPQIDASDALAIALCHAHHRQSLIPHGLVAAKRRGGRLRL is encoded by the coding sequence ATGACGCTGATTTTGGGCATCGACCCCGGCTCGCGGATCACCGGTTACGGCGTGGTGCGTGATGTCGGCCGTGGTTGCGAGTATGTCGCCTCGGGCTGCATCCGCACGGGCAGTGGCTCTTTGCCGGAGCGCCTGCAGGCGGTCTACCGCGGCGTGCGCGAGGTGATCCGCAGTCACGGGCCGGTGACCATGGGCATCGAACAGGTGTTCATGGCGAAAAACGCCGACTCGGCGCTCAAGCTCGGCCAGGCCCGTGGTGCGGCGATCGTCGCCGGGGTGGAGGAGGGGCTGGATGTCTCCGAATACACCGCCAGCCAGGTCAAGCAGGCCATTGCCGGCACCGGTGGTGCGGACAAGCAGCAGGTGATGATGATGGTGATGCACTTGCTCAAGCTGGTGCAAAAACCGCAGATCGACGCCTCCGACGCCCTGGCCATCGCCCTGTGCCATGCCCATCATCGACAGAGCCTGATTCCCCATGGCCTGGTCGCCGCCAAACGCCGCGGCGGCCGGCTGCGCCTGTGA
- a CDS encoding YebC/PmpR family DNA-binding transcriptional regulator, with product MAGHSKWANIKHRKGRQDAKRGKIFTKLIRELTVAAKHGGGVPADNPRLRLAVDKALTANMSRDVIDRAIARGAGNDAADNVIELSYEGYAPSGVAIIVEAMTDNRNRTAAEVRHAFTKCGGNLGTDGSVAYMFDRKGQISFAPGVSEDALMEAALEAGADDVEMGEDGSALVSTSFADFLAVNEALTTAGFKGEEAEIAMIPSISAPVSDLETAKKVLKLIDMLEDLDDVQNVYHNAEIPDEIMEQLD from the coding sequence ATGGCCGGTCATTCCAAGTGGGCCAACATCAAGCACCGCAAAGGGCGTCAGGACGCCAAGCGCGGCAAGATCTTCACCAAGCTGATCCGCGAGCTGACCGTGGCTGCCAAGCACGGTGGTGGCGTTCCGGCGGACAACCCGCGCTTGCGCCTGGCCGTGGACAAGGCGCTGACCGCCAACATGTCGCGTGACGTGATCGACCGTGCCATCGCCCGCGGCGCCGGCAACGATGCCGCCGACAACGTCATCGAGCTGAGCTATGAAGGCTACGCGCCGAGTGGCGTGGCCATCATCGTCGAAGCCATGACCGACAACCGCAACCGCACCGCGGCGGAAGTGCGCCATGCCTTCACCAAGTGCGGTGGCAACCTTGGCACCGATGGTTCGGTGGCGTACATGTTCGACCGCAAGGGGCAGATCAGCTTCGCTCCGGGTGTGAGCGAGGATGCGCTGATGGAAGCGGCGCTGGAGGCCGGTGCCGATGACGTGGAAATGGGCGAGGACGGCTCTGCCCTGGTCTCCACCAGCTTTGCCGATTTCCTGGCGGTCAATGAGGCCCTGACGACTGCCGGCTTCAAGGGCGAGGAGGCGGAAATCGCCATGATCCCTTCGATCAGCGCACCGGTCAGCGACCTGGAGACCGCGAAGAAGGTCCTCAAGCTGATCGACATGCTCGAAGACCTGGACGACGTGCAGAACGTCTACCACAACGCCGAAATTCCCGATGAGATCATGGAGCAGCTCGACTGA
- the aspS gene encoding aspartate--tRNA ligase yields MMRSHYCGQLNESLDGQEVTLCGWVHRRRDHGGVIFLDIRDREGLAQVVFDPDRAETFAKADRVRSEYVVKIVGKVRVRPEGARNANMASGAIEVLGYELEVLNEAETPPFPLNEYSDVGEETRLRYRFIDLRRPEMAEKLKLRSRITSSIRRYLDENGFLDVETPILTRATPEGARDYLVPSRTHPGSFFALPQSPQLFKQLLMVAGFDRYYQIAKCFRDEDLRADRQPEFTQIDIETSFLDEADIIGITEKMVRQLFKEVLDLEFGEFPHMTLAEAMRRFGSDKPDLRIPLELVDVADQLKDVDFKVFSGPANDPKCRIAALRVPGAGSMPRSKIDDYTKFVGNYGAKGLAYIKVNERAKGVEGLQSPIVKNIPEANLNVILDRVGAVDGDIVFFGADKTKIVCDALGALRIKIGHDLELLTSQWAPLWVVDFPMFEENDDGSLTAMHHPFTAPKCTPAELEANPAAALSRAYDMVLNGTELGGGSIRIHDKSMQQTVFRVLGISEDEQQEKFGFLLDALKFGAPPHGGLAFGLDRLVMLMTGASSIREVIAFPKTQSAADVMTQAPGEVDAKALRELHIRLREQPKAE; encoded by the coding sequence ATGATGCGCAGCCACTATTGCGGCCAGTTGAACGAGAGCCTGGACGGCCAGGAAGTCACCCTTTGCGGTTGGGTCCATCGCCGTCGCGACCATGGCGGTGTGATCTTCCTCGACATCCGTGACCGTGAAGGTCTGGCCCAGGTGGTGTTCGATCCGGATCGCGCCGAAACCTTCGCCAAGGCTGACCGTGTGCGCAGCGAGTACGTGGTCAAGATCGTCGGCAAGGTGCGTGTACGCCCGGAAGGCGCGCGCAACGCCAACATGGCCTCCGGTGCCATCGAAGTGCTCGGTTACGAGCTGGAAGTGCTCAACGAAGCGGAAACCCCGCCGTTCCCGCTCAACGAATACAGCGACGTAGGTGAAGAAACCCGCCTGCGCTATCGCTTCATCGACCTGCGTCGCCCGGAGATGGCCGAGAAGCTCAAGCTGCGCTCGCGCATTACCTCGAGCATCCGGCGCTATCTGGACGAGAATGGCTTCCTCGACGTAGAGACGCCGATCCTCACCCGTGCGACCCCGGAAGGCGCCCGCGACTACCTGGTGCCGAGCCGCACCCACCCCGGCAGCTTCTTCGCCCTGCCGCAGTCGCCGCAGCTGTTCAAGCAGCTGCTGATGGTGGCTGGCTTCGATCGCTACTACCAGATCGCCAAGTGCTTCCGCGACGAAGATCTGCGGGCCGACCGTCAGCCGGAATTCACCCAGATCGACATCGAGACCAGCTTCCTCGACGAGGCCGACATCATTGGCATCACCGAGAAGATGGTGCGCCAGCTGTTCAAGGAAGTGCTGGACCTGGAGTTCGGTGAATTCCCGCACATGACCCTGGCCGAAGCCATGCGTCGCTTCGGTTCGGACAAGCCGGACCTGCGCATTCCGCTGGAACTGGTCGATGTGGCCGATCAGCTGAAAGACGTCGACTTCAAGGTATTCAGCGGCCCGGCCAACGATCCCAAGTGCCGCATCGCCGCCCTGCGCGTACCGGGCGCCGGCAGCATGCCGCGCAGCAAGATCGACGACTACACCAAGTTCGTCGGCAACTACGGTGCCAAGGGCCTGGCCTACATCAAGGTCAACGAGCGCGCCAAGGGTGTCGAAGGCCTGCAGTCGCCGATCGTCAAGAACATCCCGGAAGCCAATCTCAATGTCATCCTCGACCGCGTGGGTGCGGTAGACGGCGACATCGTGTTCTTCGGCGCCGACAAGACCAAGATCGTCTGCGATGCCCTGGGCGCGCTGCGCATCAAGATCGGCCATGACCTGGAGCTGCTCACCAGCCAGTGGGCGCCGCTGTGGGTCGTCGACTTCCCGATGTTCGAAGAGAACGACGACGGCAGCCTGACCGCCATGCACCACCCGTTCACCGCGCCGAAATGCACCCCGGCCGAGCTGGAGGCCAATCCGGCGGCCGCGTTGTCGCGAGCCTACGACATGGTGCTCAACGGTACCGAGCTGGGCGGCGGCTCGATCCGTATTCACGACAAGTCGATGCAGCAGACCGTGTTCCGCGTGCTGGGTATCAGCGAAGACGAACAGCAGGAGAAGTTCGGCTTCCTCCTCGACGCGCTGAAGTTCGGTGCGCCGCCCCATGGTGGCCTGGCCTTCGGCCTGGATCGCCTGGTCATGCTGATGACTGGCGCCAGCTCGATTCGTGAGGTGATTGCCTTCCCGAAAACCCAGAGCGCTGCGGACGTGATGACCCAGGCACCGGGCGAGGTGGATGCCAAGGCGCTGCGCGAATTGCACATTCGCCTGCGCGAGCAGCCCAAGGCCGAATAA
- a CDS encoding HD domain-containing phosphohydrolase, which produces MAMPRPADLASDLLDDFRLDMAEQLPRCEQLLIELEHQPEDTTRLRALFRQVHTLKGNLGIVGFQRLMPLPQALEDILSALREGRMRFDSVLGDILLLSLDHFREQLAEALDSAPARLDNNARNALSQALRALAAAPGARQAEIRQTLLHHLDPATRLEPAAIAAPNDIQQLLGRHGIPVDADLLLFTELMQASEQRSHYWQGRGLRLLSLALGMNAMAGSPINPAQLATAVCLHDFGMAFLPLDILHKDQHLTREERKQMQAHPRLAFDLLKRMPAWDEAGEIILQHQEHADGSGYPKGLSEREIHPGALILNIVDTFDARTHERAHQTLSKRPRLRAILEINNLAGTQFSTHWVEQFNHLLQQRPQLAHL; this is translated from the coding sequence ATGGCCATGCCCCGCCCCGCCGACCTTGCCAGCGACCTGCTGGATGACTTCCGCTTGGACATGGCGGAACAGCTACCACGCTGCGAGCAGCTGCTGATCGAACTGGAACACCAGCCCGAGGACACTACCCGCCTGCGCGCCCTGTTCCGCCAGGTGCATACACTCAAGGGCAACCTCGGCATCGTCGGCTTCCAGCGTCTGATGCCACTACCACAGGCGCTGGAGGATATTCTCAGCGCCCTGCGCGAAGGGCGGATGCGCTTCGACAGCGTGCTGGGCGACATCCTTCTGCTCTCGCTCGATCACTTTCGCGAACAGCTCGCCGAAGCCCTGGACAGCGCGCCAGCACGGCTCGACAACAACGCCCGTAACGCCCTCAGCCAGGCACTGCGCGCCCTGGCCGCCGCTCCCGGCGCGCGGCAAGCGGAGATCCGCCAGACACTGCTGCACCATCTGGATCCGGCAACACGCCTGGAGCCCGCCGCAATTGCTGCGCCCAACGACATCCAGCAACTGCTCGGCAGACACGGCATTCCTGTAGATGCCGACCTGCTGCTGTTCACCGAGCTGATGCAGGCCAGCGAACAACGCTCGCACTACTGGCAAGGCCGCGGACTGCGCTTGCTCAGCCTGGCGCTGGGCATGAATGCGATGGCAGGTAGTCCGATCAACCCGGCGCAGCTGGCCACCGCCGTTTGCCTGCATGATTTCGGCATGGCCTTTCTGCCACTGGACATCCTGCACAAGGATCAACACCTGACCCGCGAGGAGCGCAAACAGATGCAGGCCCACCCGCGCCTCGCCTTCGACCTGCTCAAGCGCATGCCGGCTTGGGATGAGGCCGGCGAGATCATCCTGCAACACCAGGAACATGCCGATGGCAGCGGCTACCCCAAAGGGCTCAGCGAGCGTGAAATCCATCCAGGCGCACTCATTCTCAACATCGTCGACACCTTCGATGCCCGCACCCACGAACGCGCTCATCAGACCCTGAGCAAGCGGCCACGCCTACGTGCCATTCTGGAAATCAACAACTTGGCAGGCACCCAGTTCAGTACGCACTGGGTCGAGCAGTTCAACCACCTGCTGCAGCAACGGCCGCAATTGGCGCACCTGTGA
- a CDS encoding Dps family protein, whose protein sequence is MEINIGIAEQDRAAIAEGLSRLLADTYTLYLKTHNFHWNVTGPMFNTLHLMFEAQYTELALAVDSIAERIRALGFPAPGTYAAYARLSSIKEEEGVPAAQDMIKLLVQGQEAVVRTARGIFPLLDKVSDEPTADLLTQRMQVHEKTAWMLRSLLDA, encoded by the coding sequence ATGGAAATCAACATCGGCATCGCCGAGCAGGATCGTGCCGCCATCGCCGAAGGTCTTTCCCGTCTTCTGGCCGACACTTACACCCTTTACCTGAAAACCCACAATTTCCACTGGAACGTCACTGGCCCGATGTTCAACACCCTGCACCTTATGTTCGAAGCGCAGTACACCGAGTTGGCCCTGGCCGTCGACTCGATAGCCGAACGTATCCGCGCCCTGGGCTTCCCGGCTCCCGGCACCTACGCGGCCTACGCTCGACTTTCCTCGATCAAGGAAGAAGAAGGCGTACCTGCCGCTCAGGACATGATCAAGCTGCTGGTGCAGGGCCAAGAGGCCGTGGTGCGCACTGCTCGCGGCATATTCCCGCTGCTGGACAAGGTCAGTGACGAGCCGACTGCCGACCTGCTCACACAGCGCATGCAAGTGCACGAAAAAACTGCGTGGATGCTGCGCAGCCTGCTCGACGCCTGA